One region of Chryseobacterium sp. C-71 genomic DNA includes:
- a CDS encoding TetR/AcrR family transcriptional regulator — protein sequence MGLHERRQREKESIRANILQAAFTLAKTDGWGSLSIRKIADAIEYSAPVVYDHFENKEAILYEISINGFHCLQIELIKAQKKHETPEDQLTAIVDAYWNFAFKNKEYYQLMFGLGMQCSGKGLMKEEFSSFQDMLYDCTFEIIKKKGSNENNACHSSHALFSAVHGLISIMMMRNDDIPSTMNKTTLDETVSAFIKSL from the coding sequence ATGGGTTTACATGAACGTCGTCAAAGAGAAAAAGAATCTATCCGCGCAAATATTTTGCAGGCTGCATTTACTTTGGCTAAAACTGACGGTTGGGGCTCACTTTCTATTCGAAAAATAGCTGATGCAATTGAGTACAGTGCTCCTGTAGTTTACGATCACTTTGAAAACAAGGAAGCGATTTTGTATGAAATATCAATCAATGGTTTTCATTGCTTACAAATAGAATTAATAAAAGCTCAGAAAAAGCACGAAACTCCAGAGGATCAACTTACCGCAATTGTAGATGCTTATTGGAATTTCGCTTTTAAGAATAAAGAATATTACCAATTGATGTTCGGTCTCGGAATGCAATGCAGCGGAAAAGGTTTGATGAAAGAAGAATTTTCGTCTTTCCAGGATATGTTGTATGACTGTACTTTTGAAATTATAAAGAAGAAAGGTTCAAATGAGAACAATGCTTGTCACTCTTCTCATGCTCTGTTTTCAGCAGTTCACGGATTGATCTCAATTATGATGATGAGAAACGATGACATTCCTTCAACGATGAATAAAACAACTTTAGACGAAACGGTTTCGGCCTTTATTAAATCATTGTAA
- a CDS encoding efflux RND transporter periplasmic adaptor subunit, producing MKTTAKAKLIILISSIIFLQSCTKAAEGNNAAPPAPELPVFTVTTSPATIYQEFPTALEGKNNVEIRSQVDGYLDKIYVEEGAYVRAGQALFKIDSRAYGEQMNMANANLQVANANIQKAKVEVDRLQPLVAAKVVSDVQLRTAKANYAAAVAAGSQAKASVGGAKINVGFTTITAPVSGYIGRIPYKKGSLISRTDANPLTMLSDISEIYAYFSLSELDFIGFQKKYPGATLNEKLKNMPMVDLVIADNTTYPEKGKMSIVDGQFDKTTGAISVRAVFPNANGALRTGNTGRVRMPQLFANTLVIPQESTFEIQDKTYVYVVGKDKKVTSKPITISGKTDSYYFISEGLAAGDKIVYTGIGALKDGVTIQPKAISSDSLLRARPL from the coding sequence ATGAAAACAACCGCAAAAGCAAAATTAATCATACTTATATCGAGTATCATTTTTTTACAAAGTTGTACAAAAGCGGCAGAAGGCAATAATGCTGCTCCACCCGCTCCAGAATTACCCGTATTTACCGTTACTACGTCACCCGCAACTATTTACCAAGAATTCCCAACTGCATTGGAAGGAAAAAACAATGTGGAAATAAGATCGCAGGTTGACGGATATTTAGATAAAATTTATGTAGAAGAAGGTGCTTATGTAAGAGCCGGACAAGCTTTATTCAAAATAGATTCAAGAGCTTACGGAGAGCAGATGAATATGGCAAACGCCAATCTACAGGTTGCCAACGCCAACATTCAGAAAGCTAAAGTGGAAGTTGACAGACTTCAGCCATTGGTTGCTGCAAAAGTAGTTTCTGATGTACAACTGAGAACTGCAAAAGCAAATTATGCAGCAGCTGTTGCAGCAGGTTCACAGGCAAAAGCTTCAGTCGGTGGAGCAAAAATCAACGTAGGATTCACAACCATTACTGCACCAGTAAGCGGTTACATCGGAAGAATTCCTTACAAAAAAGGAAGTTTGATTTCAAGAACAGATGCCAATCCGTTGACCATGTTATCAGACATCAGCGAAATTTATGCATATTTCTCTTTAAGCGAATTGGATTTTATTGGTTTTCAGAAAAAATATCCGGGAGCAACCTTAAACGAAAAACTTAAAAACATGCCGATGGTAGATTTAGTTATTGCCGACAACACCACCTATCCTGAAAAAGGTAAGATGAGCATTGTTGACGGACAGTTTGATAAAACCACAGGTGCAATCAGTGTTCGTGCAGTATTCCCAAATGCAAACGGAGCTTTGAGAACAGGAAATACAGGTAGAGTTCGTATGCCACAATTGTTTGCCAACACACTTGTTATTCCGCAAGAATCAACTTTTGAAATACAGGATAAAACTTATGTATATGTTGTTGGAAAAGATAAAAAAGTAACCAGCAAACCAATAACAATTTCTGGGAAAACAGACAGTTACTACTTTATTTCTGAGGGACTTGCCGCAGGTGACAAAATCGTTTATACAGGAATCGGAGCGTTGAAAGATGGGGTGACCATTCAGCCAAAAGCGATTTCTTCTGACAGTCTTTTAAGAGCAAGACCTTTGTAA
- a CDS encoding trehalase family glycosidase codes for MNNQLYINEIQTLFDEVQRSQIFEDQKTMTDAVPLFSVAEINSKYENEKNEKGFDLKQFVLSNFDFLGAKISIKREAQLPIDEHIEKLWDELTRTAYEEKGTLLKLPKPYVVPGGRFNEFFYWDSYFIMLGLQVSGKVEMMENIIENCSYLIQTVGFVPNASRTHFLSRSQPPYFSLMLDLLFETTKDENIYIKYHDTLEKEYAFWMNGEKDLENGSSIKRVVKTVNGDVLNRYYDAENEPRPESYLIDIEDSENAGEEFYRNIRSACESGWDFSSRWFADGDTIQTIETLNLTQVDLNCLLWHLENTLAKSSSLQNLAEKGKCYSGRAANRRQMIDKYFWDENSGTYKDYHTRKNTTTLSEHIAALYPLFLGLASDEQAKCVAKNIEEKFLHQGGLVTTTKNSGQQWDFPNAWAPYQWLGFQSMKNYGFDYLAEKIKNNWSSNVERVYNNTGKLMEKYNALDIETVAGGGEYPNQDGFGWTNGVYLKLKNN; via the coding sequence ATGAATAATCAACTATATATCAACGAAATTCAGACTCTTTTTGATGAGGTTCAAAGGTCTCAGATTTTTGAAGACCAAAAAACAATGACGGATGCAGTTCCATTATTTTCTGTTGCTGAAATTAATTCTAAATATGAAAATGAAAAAAATGAAAAAGGTTTTGATTTGAAACAATTTGTATTGTCAAATTTCGATTTTTTAGGAGCTAAAATTTCAATTAAAAGAGAAGCTCAATTGCCAATTGATGAGCATATCGAAAAACTTTGGGACGAATTGACAAGAACGGCTTATGAAGAAAAAGGAACTTTATTGAAACTTCCAAAGCCGTATGTCGTTCCGGGAGGTCGTTTTAACGAATTTTTTTATTGGGACAGCTATTTCATTATGCTCGGTTTGCAGGTTTCCGGAAAAGTGGAAATGATGGAAAATATTATTGAAAACTGTTCTTATTTAATTCAGACAGTTGGTTTCGTGCCGAACGCGAGCAGAACTCATTTTCTAAGCCGTTCTCAACCGCCATACTTTTCGTTGATGCTTGATTTACTTTTTGAAACCACAAAAGATGAAAATATTTATATTAAATATCACGACACGTTAGAAAAAGAATATGCTTTCTGGATGAATGGCGAAAAAGATTTAGAGAATGGTTCAAGTATAAAAAGAGTAGTGAAAACTGTTAACGGAGATGTTTTAAACAGATATTACGACGCAGAAAACGAACCACGTCCTGAAAGTTATTTAATTGATATTGAAGACAGTGAAAATGCTGGCGAAGAATTTTACAGAAATATAAGAAGCGCCTGCGAATCAGGGTGGGATTTTTCCAGCAGATGGTTTGCAGACGGAGATACAATTCAGACAATTGAAACTTTAAATCTTACTCAGGTTGATTTGAATTGTCTTTTATGGCATTTAGAAAACACTTTAGCAAAATCTTCATCACTTCAAAATTTAGCTGAAAAAGGAAAATGTTATTCAGGAAGAGCAGCGAATAGAAGGCAGATGATCGACAAATATTTCTGGGACGAAAATTCAGGAACTTATAAAGATTATCACACCAGAAAAAATACAACAACACTGTCCGAACATATTGCGGCTCTTTATCCTCTATTTCTTGGTCTAGCGAGTGATGAACAGGCGAAATGTGTTGCTAAAAATATTGAAGAAAAATTTCTTCATCAAGGCGGATTGGTTACTACGACCAAAAATTCAGGTCAGCAATGGGATTTTCCAAACGCTTGGGCACCTTATCAATGGTTAGGTTTTCAATCAATGAAGAACTATGGTTTTGATTATTTAGCCGAAAAAATTAAAAACAATTGGTCTTCAAACGTTGAAAGAGTCTATAATAATACCGGAAAATTGATGGAAAAATACAACGCTTTAGATATAGAAACCGTTGCAGGGGGAGGAGAATATCCTAATCAGGACGGCTTCGGATGGACGAATGGCGTTTATCTTAAATTAAAAAATAATTAA
- a CDS encoding sugar MFS transporter: MKNFNIKAVLFLNYFVFAILLNSVGTVILQMQQNFGISKSSASVLEGFKDLPIAICSFILASFLPKIGIKKSMLIALFLVSCMCFVMPFANDFWFFKLLFTIVGISFALIKISVFTSIGLVTNTDKEHSSFMGYLEGFFMIGVLVGNVLFSLFIDDLNPKSTHWLKVYWVLGGLSTLSFLFLFFTKLNETEAKSEKTDLLGDLKNSISLFSYKKVLFFLLCAFLFVLVEQSFQTWTPTFYKEILKVPTSMSIQAGAVLAGAFALGRFLSGFFSKKFSWIYVVSFCVVGFAISILLVLPLTHNIHITTNTNWFNAPLVVYLFPLMGGLLAPIYPSINSVILASIPKYLHSAMAGLIVVFSAIGGTVGSVITGFVFQEFSGQQAFYLSLIPLSLLIVSAMIMNKLKINPKK; the protein is encoded by the coding sequence ATGAAAAATTTCAACATCAAGGCGGTTCTATTTTTAAACTATTTCGTTTTTGCAATTCTTTTGAATTCGGTAGGAACGGTGATTTTACAAATGCAGCAAAATTTCGGAATTTCAAAATCTTCTGCAAGTGTTTTGGAAGGTTTTAAAGATTTACCGATTGCGATTTGCTCATTTATTTTAGCATCTTTTTTACCAAAAATCGGAATTAAAAAATCAATGTTAATCGCATTGTTTTTGGTAAGCTGCATGTGTTTTGTAATGCCATTTGCTAATGACTTCTGGTTTTTCAAATTATTGTTTACCATTGTCGGGATTTCTTTTGCTTTAATTAAAATTTCGGTTTTCACTTCCATCGGATTGGTGACAAATACAGATAAAGAACACTCAAGCTTTATGGGTTATCTGGAAGGGTTTTTCATGATTGGCGTTTTGGTAGGGAATGTTTTATTCAGTCTGTTTATCGATGATCTTAATCCCAAATCTACTCATTGGCTTAAAGTATATTGGGTTTTGGGTGGACTTTCTACATTGTCTTTTTTGTTTTTATTCTTCACAAAACTGAATGAAACGGAAGCGAAAAGCGAGAAAACAGATTTGTTGGGAGATTTAAAAAACAGCATCAGCTTATTCAGTTACAAAAAAGTACTGTTCTTTTTGCTGTGTGCTTTCCTTTTTGTTTTGGTAGAGCAGAGTTTCCAGACCTGGACTCCGACTTTTTATAAAGAAATTTTAAAAGTTCCGACCTCGATGTCTATTCAGGCGGGAGCGGTTTTGGCAGGAGCTTTTGCATTGGGAAGATTTTTATCAGGGTTTTTCTCTAAGAAATTCAGCTGGATTTATGTGGTTTCTTTCTGTGTAGTCGGCTTCGCAATAAGTATCCTGTTGGTTTTACCATTAACCCATAACATTCATATAACCACAAATACCAATTGGTTCAATGCTCCGCTCGTCGTGTATTTATTTCCATTAATGGGCGGATTGTTGGCACCGATTTATCCGAGTATCAACTCTGTAATTTTAGCATCAATTCCGAAATATCTGCACAGTGCAATGGCAGGTTTAATAGTCGTTTTCTCAGCCATCGGAGGTACGGTAGGTTCTGTCATAACCGGTTTTGTGTTTCAGGAATTCAGCGGACAGCAGGCGTTTTATCTTTCATTGATTCCGCTATCGTTGTTGATCGTTTCTGCAATGATCATGAATAAATTAAAAATAAATCCTAAAAAATAA
- a CDS encoding thioredoxin family protein, translated as MNTPSNMLALGTKAPFFELPNPSKSNEVQSLDDLKGEKGTLVIFMCNHCPFVLHVIDKLTELYEDYNEAGIEFIAISSNDVEKYPADSPEKMIEFQIERKFDFPYLYDESQAIAKAYDAACTPDFFFFDDKLDLIYRGQMDDSRPGNHKEVTGEDLIIAFENLLIGEPQEEIQRPSMGCNIKWK; from the coding sequence ATGAATACTCCCTCAAATATGTTGGCATTAGGCACAAAAGCCCCATTTTTTGAACTTCCGAATCCTTCAAAAAGCAATGAAGTACAGTCATTAGATGATTTGAAAGGTGAAAAAGGTACATTGGTAATTTTTATGTGTAACCATTGTCCGTTTGTGCTTCACGTTATCGATAAGCTGACAGAACTGTACGAAGATTATAATGAAGCAGGAATTGAATTTATTGCGATTAGTTCAAACGACGTAGAAAAATATCCTGCAGATTCTCCGGAAAAAATGATTGAATTCCAGATTGAAAGAAAATTTGATTTTCCTTACTTATATGACGAAAGCCAAGCTATTGCGAAAGCTTATGATGCAGCCTGTACTCCAGATTTCTTTTTCTTTGATGATAAATTAGATCTTATTTACAGAGGACAGATGGATGATTCAAGACCTGGAAATCATAAAGAAGTGACTGGTGAAGATTTGATTATTGCTTTTGAAAACCTTTTGATTGGCGAGCCACAGGAAGAAATTCAACGTCCAAGTATGGGATGTAATATAAAGTGGAAATAA
- a CDS encoding DUF3892 domain-containing protein, giving the protein MAIKITCINKDNGHHENPNLAITHLGWINEQTRETGKNTRLEIYSWIKDKNGDAYVTDAYGNRAKVITAETYSGTKYLKTEADNSTKNNLLSLPECK; this is encoded by the coding sequence ATGGCAATTAAAATTACATGCATTAACAAAGACAACGGACATCACGAAAATCCAAACTTAGCAATTACACATTTAGGTTGGATTAATGAACAAACGAGAGAAACAGGAAAAAATACTCGTTTAGAAATATACAGCTGGATTAAGGATAAAAATGGGGATGCTTATGTTACAGATGCTTATGGAAATAGAGCTAAAGTTATTACTGCAGAAACCTATAGTGGTACCAAATATTTAAAAACAGAAGCAGATAACTCAACAAAAAATAATTTATTATCGCTTCCTGAATGTAAATAA
- a CDS encoding TonB-dependent receptor: MKNKSIFLLAGIATLYFNNTYAQETPQDSTRTASIDQVVITGNSRPKPKIESSTAISTFSAKEIQKQNPISAAALLQRVPGFAVETSGGEVGNNLFARGIPSAGAYEFVQVQEDGLPVFEDGALQFANADNFFRVDNSVSRLEALRGGSGSIFATNSPGGLINFITKEGGNDFKGTAKLETSTYGLMRTDVNVGGALVQDKLFFNVGGFYRTDDGIRKTGFKANQGGQIRMNLKYVFDKGYAKVYYKKLDDRNTFYLPIPLVQNGNDLKEFNGFDANYGTYSYRNISQLNIPQAGGGFFSRNLEDGIHPKVDVLGAEFKYDLGGNFSVLNKTRYTNIDMNYTGIFPAGGPQTAADFASSYGITGNNFQYSSVSSGAVMNPAYVQKLGFWAIDKQMNNFVNDLQFSYKFDKGNVTAGFYKSNWKSHQNWNWSNILATASDKPELLNLVDTSLAPTSTGYSKTYNGVTEMSFLLRDSQVQGSLNDLYANLDFNITDDLSFNGGIRYSRDFYKGYGVNTTSGNLNNSGLTTDGTHSFLTTTADDNMSVLGNKFTYWNYDVNRVSFTTALNYKINSENAVYARFSNGFRSPNEEAYYNNMMDLSAIKPVTTNQLEVGYKYYSRTFDIAVIPFYSTLKNLSFTDVFSDGTSENKFANTSNFGVELEGYARLFNNLLEVTFNGTIQNPKYKDFTGNNADGSTFNYDDNTVRRMPKFYFNIAPAVNITKQWRAYASVNYYGKRFQDEKNAQTLPSFSEVGAGTSYQLGKIRFAVDGTNIFNTIGITEGDPRAGSPSGDGTIMARPIMGAAVRASITLDF, from the coding sequence ATGAAAAACAAATCAATCTTTTTGCTTGCCGGAATTGCTACGCTTTATTTCAATAATACGTATGCACAAGAAACTCCACAGGATTCTACAAGAACTGCATCTATTGACCAGGTGGTCATCACAGGTAACTCCAGACCAAAACCAAAAATCGAATCGAGTACGGCGATTTCTACGTTCAGTGCAAAAGAAATTCAGAAACAAAACCCGATCAGTGCTGCTGCTTTATTGCAGAGAGTTCCCGGTTTTGCGGTTGAAACTTCCGGTGGTGAAGTAGGAAATAACCTTTTCGCAAGAGGGATTCCTTCTGCCGGAGCTTATGAATTTGTACAGGTTCAGGAAGATGGACTTCCGGTTTTTGAAGACGGAGCGTTGCAATTTGCAAATGCAGATAACTTTTTCCGTGTTGACAATTCTGTTAGCAGATTAGAAGCTTTGAGAGGTGGTTCAGGATCTATTTTTGCAACCAATTCTCCAGGAGGTTTAATCAACTTTATTACGAAAGAAGGCGGAAACGATTTCAAAGGAACGGCAAAATTAGAAACAAGTACTTACGGTTTGATGCGTACAGACGTCAATGTTGGCGGAGCTTTGGTTCAGGATAAATTATTCTTTAACGTTGGTGGTTTTTACAGAACCGATGACGGAATCAGAAAAACTGGTTTCAAAGCAAATCAGGGCGGACAGATCAGAATGAATCTGAAATATGTCTTTGATAAAGGTTATGCTAAAGTTTACTATAAAAAATTGGATGACAGAAATACATTCTACCTTCCGATTCCTTTGGTACAAAATGGAAATGATCTAAAAGAATTTAACGGATTTGATGCTAATTACGGAACGTACAGCTACAGAAATATCAGCCAATTAAATATCCCACAAGCGGGTGGAGGTTTTTTCAGTAGAAATTTAGAAGACGGAATTCATCCGAAAGTTGATGTTTTGGGGGCTGAATTTAAATATGACTTAGGTGGAAATTTCTCTGTTTTAAATAAAACAAGGTATACTAATATCGACATGAATTATACCGGAATTTTCCCGGCAGGCGGTCCGCAAACTGCTGCAGATTTTGCAAGCTCTTATGGAATTACAGGCAATAACTTCCAATATTCATCAGTAAGTTCTGGTGCAGTTATGAATCCGGCTTATGTGCAGAAATTAGGTTTCTGGGCAATCGACAAGCAGATGAATAATTTCGTGAATGACTTACAGTTCAGTTATAAATTTGATAAAGGAAATGTAACGGCAGGTTTCTATAAATCTAACTGGAAATCTCATCAAAACTGGAATTGGAGTAATATTTTAGCAACAGCTTCGGACAAACCAGAGTTATTAAATTTAGTGGATACTTCTCTTGCGCCAACAAGTACAGGTTATTCTAAAACATACAACGGAGTTACAGAAATGTCTTTCTTGTTGAGAGATTCTCAGGTTCAAGGGAGTTTGAATGATCTTTATGCAAATTTAGACTTCAATATTACAGATGATTTAAGCTTCAATGGAGGAATTCGTTACAGCCGTGATTTCTACAAAGGGTATGGTGTCAACACAACTTCCGGAAATTTAAATAATTCTGGCTTGACAACAGACGGAACGCACAGTTTTTTAACGACAACTGCGGATGATAATATGTCTGTTTTGGGGAATAAATTCACATATTGGAATTATGATGTCAACAGAGTATCTTTCACTACGGCTTTAAATTATAAAATTAATTCAGAAAATGCAGTCTATGCACGTTTTTCTAATGGTTTCAGATCTCCGAATGAAGAAGCGTACTACAATAATATGATGGATCTTTCAGCAATAAAACCTGTTACGACCAATCAATTAGAAGTTGGATACAAATACTACTCAAGAACTTTTGATATTGCGGTAATTCCGTTCTATTCAACATTGAAAAACTTATCGTTTACCGATGTTTTCTCTGACGGAACTTCAGAAAACAAATTTGCCAACACTAGCAATTTTGGGGTAGAATTAGAGGGTTATGCGAGATTGTTTAATAATTTATTGGAAGTAACTTTCAACGGAACCATTCAAAATCCGAAATACAAAGATTTTACAGGAAATAATGCGGACGGATCTACATTTAATTATGATGACAACACCGTAAGAAGAATGCCTAAGTTTTACTTCAATATCGCTCCGGCTGTAAATATTACTAAACAATGGAGAGCGTATGCAAGTGTAAATTATTACGGAAAACGTTTCCAGGATGAGAAAAATGCGCAGACATTGCCTTCATTCTCAGAGGTAGGAGCGGGAACTTCTTATCAGTTGGGGAAAATCAGATTTGCAGTTGACGGAACAAATATTTTCAACACCATCGGAATTACAGAAGGTGACCCAAGAGCAGGATCTCCATCTGGAGACGGAACGATTATGGCAAGACCGATTATGGGGGCGGCTGTAAGAGCTTCGATTACTTTGGATTTCTAA
- a CDS encoding AraC family transcriptional regulator, producing the protein MKVTFERVIPDEKSSFRTIHNNSPISEFKWEYHYHPEIELVCVISGSGTRHVGYHKSNYTRGDLVLIGSNIPHSGFGLNSIDPHEEIVLQFRQEILQFPEQEVEARSIKDLLELSKYGIKFHRKIKKLMIPKLRLMLESEGYKRYLLLLEILFELSKSKDYELLNNEIMPYTIISKNKTRLENIFTFVEHNYDKEINIEDVAKLANLTLPAFCNFFKKATQITFTEFVNRYRINKACLLMAQDKSISECSYSCGFNNVTYFNRMFKKYTEKTPSEFMKNFSHNKVNVDLKIEAEVKASF; encoded by the coding sequence ATGAAAGTTACATTTGAACGAGTAATCCCCGATGAAAAGAGTTCTTTTCGCACGATTCACAACAACTCACCGATCTCAGAATTCAAATGGGAATATCATTATCACCCCGAAATTGAGCTCGTGTGCGTAATTTCCGGGAGCGGAACAAGGCACGTTGGTTATCATAAAAGCAATTATACGAGAGGAGATTTGGTATTAATTGGTTCAAATATTCCACATTCAGGATTTGGTTTAAATTCAATTGATCCGCATGAAGAAATTGTTCTACAATTCAGACAGGAAATTCTGCAGTTTCCGGAACAGGAAGTGGAAGCAAGATCTATTAAAGATTTATTGGAGCTTTCGAAATACGGTATAAAATTTCACAGAAAGATCAAAAAATTAATGATTCCAAAACTAAGACTGATGCTTGAATCTGAAGGTTATAAAAGATATTTACTGTTGTTGGAAATCCTTTTTGAGCTTTCAAAATCTAAAGATTACGAGCTTTTGAATAACGAAATTATGCCCTATACCATCATTTCAAAAAACAAAACAAGACTGGAAAATATTTTCACATTTGTAGAACACAACTACGACAAAGAAATTAATATTGAAGATGTCGCAAAACTGGCAAATCTTACGCTTCCGGCGTTCTGTAATTTCTTTAAAAAAGCAACCCAAATCACGTTTACAGAATTCGTGAATCGGTATCGCATTAACAAAGCATGCCTGTTGATGGCGCAGGATAAAAGCATTTCAGAATGCAGTTACAGTTGCGGCTTTAACAATGTAACTTACTTCAATAGAATGTTTAAAAAATATACAGAAAAAACACCTTCAGAGTTTATGAAGAATTTCTCGCACAATAAAGTCAATGTAGATTTGAAGATTGAAGCTGAGGTTAAGGCTAGTTTTTAA
- a CDS encoding type IX secretion system plug protein domain-containing protein yields the protein MKTLQIFLLSLGSLAFGQNIQSIQLFNPQTNDETPVITMNQQLVLSFDDLTNSSTIYRYTIKHYDRNWQDDNLFFTEIANGSMNALLDQFEYSFNTIQPYTHYKLNFPNDKIRPKISGNFEIIVYKDSADKPLFTKRFSLVEDQANLALNISRIADARNPNVNQRVEVQVTSKGGDLSGNVNSMTLNVMQNNNQNMTITNLKPSSTLGSQILFQQMSIVFPGNNEFYYFDNKNMNMPADMVQETGLKDGVNQTYLHPVWAYPLNYQYQPDVNGAFYYRRNDLGLERNAEREADYAWVHFSLDSDPMDKELYVVGGFNNFKANKESQMIYNAEKKQYVAKIFLKQGFYNYILATKEANGSLNLGEINGNFWQTENLYQAFLYYKPFGRNYDGLLGYGEFRTPVR from the coding sequence ATGAAAACGTTGCAGATATTTTTACTCAGTTTAGGTTCTTTAGCTTTCGGGCAGAACATTCAAAGTATTCAGTTGTTTAATCCTCAGACGAATGACGAAACGCCGGTCATTACAATGAACCAGCAGTTGGTGTTGAGTTTTGATGATTTGACTAATTCTAGTACAATTTACAGATACACCATCAAGCATTACGACAGAAATTGGCAGGACGATAATCTTTTCTTCACGGAAATTGCCAATGGAAGCATGAATGCATTGCTCGATCAGTTTGAATATTCTTTCAATACGATACAGCCTTACACACATTATAAACTCAATTTTCCAAATGATAAGATCAGACCGAAAATTTCCGGAAATTTTGAAATCATCGTTTATAAAGATTCTGCAGACAAACCACTGTTTACCAAAAGATTTTCTTTGGTGGAAGATCAGGCAAATTTAGCTCTGAATATTTCAAGAATTGCAGATGCGAGAAATCCGAATGTCAATCAAAGGGTAGAGGTGCAGGTGACTTCAAAAGGCGGAGATCTGTCAGGAAATGTGAATTCTATGACGCTGAATGTAATGCAGAATAACAATCAGAATATGACGATTACTAATCTTAAACCGAGTTCTACTTTGGGAAGTCAGATTTTGTTTCAGCAGATGAGTATTGTGTTTCCCGGAAATAACGAGTTTTATTATTTCGATAATAAAAACATGAATATGCCTGCAGATATGGTGCAGGAAACGGGTTTGAAAGATGGGGTTAATCAGACTTATCTTCATCCGGTTTGGGCGTATCCTTTAAATTATCAATATCAACCAGACGTTAACGGAGCATTTTATTACCGAAGAAATGATTTAGGTTTAGAAAGAAATGCAGAAAGAGAAGCAGATTATGCCTGGGTTCATTTTTCTCTAGATTCTGATCCGATGGATAAGGAACTGTATGTCGTGGGAGGCTTTAATAATTTTAAAGCAAACAAAGAATCTCAAATGATTTATAATGCAGAAAAGAAACAATATGTCGCAAAAATTTTCCTGAAACAAGGTTTTTATAATTATATTCTCGCAACCAAAGAAGCCAACGGGTCTTTGAATTTGGGAGAAATCAACGGGAATTTCTGGCAGACAGAAAATCTTTATCAGGCATTTTTGTACTATAAACCTTTCGGAAGAAATTATGACGGATTGTTGGGGTATGGGGAATTTAGAACGCCTGTGAGATAA
- a CDS encoding MBL fold metallo-hydrolase — MFQIQAFVFNFASENTYVLFNENKNAWLLDPGNMNEQESKAIEGFITENGLKIEKIILTHAHIDHVLGLQWAFDTYKVPVTMHEDDKEVLDMLQASGIRFGFQIPAVNVDLEYVNEDDELDFDGEKFKIYHVPGHSPGSVVYHNETQKFIISGDVLFEGSIGRTDLYKGNYEQLIEGIKTKLFILNDETQVFSGHGNPTTIGFEKEYNPFFQ, encoded by the coding sequence ATGTTTCAAATACAGGCTTTCGTGTTCAATTTTGCAAGTGAAAATACTTACGTTCTTTTTAATGAAAACAAAAATGCATGGCTGCTCGATCCGGGAAATATGAACGAGCAGGAAAGCAAAGCAATTGAAGGTTTCATCACAGAAAACGGATTAAAGATTGAAAAAATCATTTTAACTCATGCTCATATCGACCATGTTCTAGGTTTACAATGGGCATTTGACACGTATAAAGTTCCTGTAACAATGCATGAAGATGATAAAGAAGTTTTGGATATGCTTCAGGCAAGCGGAATAAGATTTGGTTTTCAGATTCCTGCAGTAAACGTTGATTTAGAATATGTAAACGAAGATGATGAATTGGATTTCGACGGCGAGAAATTTAAAATCTATCACGTTCCGGGACATTCGCCTGGAAGTGTGGTTTACCACAATGAAACTCAGAAATTTATCATTTCCGGTGATGTTTTATTTGAAGGAAGCATCGGAAGAACAGATTTATATAAAGGAAATTATGAGCAGCTAATTGAAGGAATTAAAACCAAGCTTTTTATTCTTAATGATGAAACGCAGGTTTTCTCTGGGCACGGAAATCCTACAACGATTGGTTTTGAGAAGGAGTACAATCCGTTTTTTCAGTAG